In a single window of the Littorina saxatilis isolate snail1 linkage group LG3, US_GU_Lsax_2.0, whole genome shotgun sequence genome:
- the LOC138962275 gene encoding uncharacterized protein isoform X1 — translation MADADTRGERRSRYITTDTVEPGGRGQRFKTREYFPHFSYGQRMVQAALAKSLPAIPLPDDTSNHPVDCSFEPQALVTEDSISSHHSVDSQMSEGHIRGSDTLRKFVTSAQLAEPQFITSTSLRKQVATLSQIVSLKDNELDALAQFMGHREYYRLPSDMMQLAKVSKLLLALEKGKLQDHQRCTLDEMEVAEDEAITSDEEAEFVEKGHSPIPERSASGRFATKDSLAPPHNQPSPPMHQPCPATAAPDNSADDEEAPEIQRKFQRCAADSSACSNSEPPSSWTFSPVGVAMMNTRCSVFTQITSPSASSNESSTDNEYLPEQWSHSKPKKLKSKATRNSSSQPCRLWLEEEVKAVEAHLLKYIATQVLPRKEDIQKCLQAEETLIIRTWLHVKNYTCTKQDYCFAKKSAKLNNVQLFSY, via the exons ATGGCTGACGCCGACACGCGGGGTGAACGCCGCAGCCGCTACATTACCACAGACACAG TGGAACCAGGAGGCCGAGGCCAGAGATTTAAAACAAGGGAGTACTTCCCACATTTCTCATACGGCCAAAGAATGGTGCAGGCTGCACTGGCTAAGAGTCTACCTGCCATACCATTGCCAGATGACACCAGCAATCATCCAG TTGACTGCAGCTTCGAACCACAGGCGCTTGTGACAGAGGACTCTATAAGCAGCCATCACTCAGTTGACTCCCAAATG TCGGAGGGGCACATTCGGGGATCTGACACGCTTCGAAAGTTTGTGACATCAGCGCAGTTGGCAGAGCCACAGTTCATCACATCTACTTCACTTCGAAAGCAGGTTGCTACTCTGTCCCAGATAGTCAGTTTGAAGGACAACGAGCTGGATGCCCTTGCTCAGTTTATGGGACACCGCGAGTACTACCGCCTCCCATCAGACATGATGCAGTTGGCCAAAGTCAGCAAATTACTCCTTGCCCTTGAAAAGGGGAAGCTGCAAGACCACCAGCGCTGCACCCTGGATGAGATGGAAGTGGCTGAAGATGAAGCCATCACCTCGGATGAGGAGGCAG AATTTGTTGAAAAGGGTCACAGCCCTATTCCAGAACGATCTGCATCAGGAAGGTTCGCAACAAAAGACTCTTTGGCACCGCCACATAACCAGCCCTCTCCGCCTATGCATCAACCTTGTCCTGCTACAGCTGCACCTGACa ATTCTGCTGATGATGAGGAAGCACCAGAAATCCAAAGGAAGTTTCAACGGTGTGCTGCTGACAGCAGTGCATGCTCAAACA GCGAGCCCCCTTCCTCCTGGACATTCTCTCCTGTTGGTGTGGCAATGATGAACACAAGATGCAGTGTATTCACACAGATCACTTCTCCTTCAGCGTCATCTAACGAAA gtTCAACTGACAATGAGTACCTACCTGAACAGTGGAGCCATTCCAAACCAAAGAAGCTCAAATCAAAGGCAACGCGCAACA GTTCAAGCCAGCCATGTCGACTGTGGTTGGAGGAGGAGGTGAAGGCAGTGGAGGCTCATTTGTTAAAATATATCGCCACGCAAGTGCTGCCAAGAAAAGAGGATATCCAGAAGTGCCTTCAGGCTGAAGAGACTCTGATAATTCGTACCTGGCTACACGTCAAGAACTATACATGTACGAAACAGGATTACTGCTTTGCAAAGAAATCAGCGAAACTAAATAATGTTCAGCTTTTCAGCTACTGA
- the LOC138962275 gene encoding uncharacterized protein isoform X3: MVQAALAKSLPAIPLPDDTSNHPVDCSFEPQALVTEDSISSHHSVDSQMSEGHIRGSDTLRKFVTSAQLAEPQFITSTSLRKQVATLSQIVSLKDNELDALAQFMGHREYYRLPSDMMQLAKVSKLLLALEKGKLQDHQRCTLDEMEVAEDEAITSDEEAEFVEKGHSPIPERSASGRFATKDSLAPPHNQPSPPMHQPCPATAAPDNSADDEEAPEIQRKFQRCAADSSACSNSEPPSSWTFSPVGVAMMNTRCSVFTQITSPSASSNESSTDNEYLPEQWSHSKPKKLKSKATRNSSSQPCRLWLEEEVKAVEAHLLKYIATQVLPRKEDIQKCLQAEETLIIRTWLHVKNYTCTKQDYCFAKKSAKLNNVQLFSY; the protein is encoded by the exons ATGGTGCAGGCTGCACTGGCTAAGAGTCTACCTGCCATACCATTGCCAGATGACACCAGCAATCATCCAG TTGACTGCAGCTTCGAACCACAGGCGCTTGTGACAGAGGACTCTATAAGCAGCCATCACTCAGTTGACTCCCAAATG TCGGAGGGGCACATTCGGGGATCTGACACGCTTCGAAAGTTTGTGACATCAGCGCAGTTGGCAGAGCCACAGTTCATCACATCTACTTCACTTCGAAAGCAGGTTGCTACTCTGTCCCAGATAGTCAGTTTGAAGGACAACGAGCTGGATGCCCTTGCTCAGTTTATGGGACACCGCGAGTACTACCGCCTCCCATCAGACATGATGCAGTTGGCCAAAGTCAGCAAATTACTCCTTGCCCTTGAAAAGGGGAAGCTGCAAGACCACCAGCGCTGCACCCTGGATGAGATGGAAGTGGCTGAAGATGAAGCCATCACCTCGGATGAGGAGGCAG AATTTGTTGAAAAGGGTCACAGCCCTATTCCAGAACGATCTGCATCAGGAAGGTTCGCAACAAAAGACTCTTTGGCACCGCCACATAACCAGCCCTCTCCGCCTATGCATCAACCTTGTCCTGCTACAGCTGCACCTGACa ATTCTGCTGATGATGAGGAAGCACCAGAAATCCAAAGGAAGTTTCAACGGTGTGCTGCTGACAGCAGTGCATGCTCAAACA GCGAGCCCCCTTCCTCCTGGACATTCTCTCCTGTTGGTGTGGCAATGATGAACACAAGATGCAGTGTATTCACACAGATCACTTCTCCTTCAGCGTCATCTAACGAAA gtTCAACTGACAATGAGTACCTACCTGAACAGTGGAGCCATTCCAAACCAAAGAAGCTCAAATCAAAGGCAACGCGCAACA GTTCAAGCCAGCCATGTCGACTGTGGTTGGAGGAGGAGGTGAAGGCAGTGGAGGCTCATTTGTTAAAATATATCGCCACGCAAGTGCTGCCAAGAAAAGAGGATATCCAGAAGTGCCTTCAGGCTGAAGAGACTCTGATAATTCGTACCTGGCTACACGTCAAGAACTATACATGTACGAAACAGGATTACTGCTTTGCAAAGAAATCAGCGAAACTAAATAATGTTCAGCTTTTCAGCTACTGA
- the LOC138962275 gene encoding uncharacterized protein isoform X2, translated as MADADTRGERRSRYITTDTVEPGGRGQRFKTREYFPHFSYGQRMVQAALAKSLPAIPLPDDTSNHPVDCSFEPQALVTEDSISSHHSVDSQMSEGHIRGSDTLRKFVTSAQLAEPQFITSTSLRKQVATLSQIVSLKDNELDALAQFMGHREYYRLPSDMMQLAKVSKLLLALEKGKLQDHQRCTLDEMEVAEDEAITSDEEAEFVEKGHSPIPERSASGRFATKDSLAPPHNQPSPPMHQPCPATAAPDSEPPSSWTFSPVGVAMMNTRCSVFTQITSPSASSNESSTDNEYLPEQWSHSKPKKLKSKATRNSSSQPCRLWLEEEVKAVEAHLLKYIATQVLPRKEDIQKCLQAEETLIIRTWLHVKNYTCTKQDYCFAKKSAKLNNVQLFSY; from the exons ATGGCTGACGCCGACACGCGGGGTGAACGCCGCAGCCGCTACATTACCACAGACACAG TGGAACCAGGAGGCCGAGGCCAGAGATTTAAAACAAGGGAGTACTTCCCACATTTCTCATACGGCCAAAGAATGGTGCAGGCTGCACTGGCTAAGAGTCTACCTGCCATACCATTGCCAGATGACACCAGCAATCATCCAG TTGACTGCAGCTTCGAACCACAGGCGCTTGTGACAGAGGACTCTATAAGCAGCCATCACTCAGTTGACTCCCAAATG TCGGAGGGGCACATTCGGGGATCTGACACGCTTCGAAAGTTTGTGACATCAGCGCAGTTGGCAGAGCCACAGTTCATCACATCTACTTCACTTCGAAAGCAGGTTGCTACTCTGTCCCAGATAGTCAGTTTGAAGGACAACGAGCTGGATGCCCTTGCTCAGTTTATGGGACACCGCGAGTACTACCGCCTCCCATCAGACATGATGCAGTTGGCCAAAGTCAGCAAATTACTCCTTGCCCTTGAAAAGGGGAAGCTGCAAGACCACCAGCGCTGCACCCTGGATGAGATGGAAGTGGCTGAAGATGAAGCCATCACCTCGGATGAGGAGGCAG AATTTGTTGAAAAGGGTCACAGCCCTATTCCAGAACGATCTGCATCAGGAAGGTTCGCAACAAAAGACTCTTTGGCACCGCCACATAACCAGCCCTCTCCGCCTATGCATCAACCTTGTCCTGCTACAGCTGCACCTGACa GCGAGCCCCCTTCCTCCTGGACATTCTCTCCTGTTGGTGTGGCAATGATGAACACAAGATGCAGTGTATTCACACAGATCACTTCTCCTTCAGCGTCATCTAACGAAA gtTCAACTGACAATGAGTACCTACCTGAACAGTGGAGCCATTCCAAACCAAAGAAGCTCAAATCAAAGGCAACGCGCAACA GTTCAAGCCAGCCATGTCGACTGTGGTTGGAGGAGGAGGTGAAGGCAGTGGAGGCTCATTTGTTAAAATATATCGCCACGCAAGTGCTGCCAAGAAAAGAGGATATCCAGAAGTGCCTTCAGGCTGAAGAGACTCTGATAATTCGTACCTGGCTACACGTCAAGAACTATACATGTACGAAACAGGATTACTGCTTTGCAAAGAAATCAGCGAAACTAAATAATGTTCAGCTTTTCAGCTACTGA